The following coding sequences lie in one Halorarum halophilum genomic window:
- a CDS encoding universal stress protein: MAIVAAVDHSDRSTRVIREAETLAKAFDDTVHVVYALTRSEFLDLGISGAQSEEPLDMDQIRAVAAETAAEAATDLDVPYEAVGLVGDAAEEVTRYAEEQDARYIIVGPRKRSRTGKALFGSVAQSILLNASCPVVTDVDQETT; this comes from the coding sequence ATGGCAATCGTCGCCGCAGTGGATCATTCCGATCGGTCCACCCGGGTTATTCGAGAAGCAGAAACGCTTGCCAAGGCGTTTGACGATACCGTCCACGTAGTGTATGCGCTGACGCGATCTGAGTTTCTCGACTTGGGGATTTCAGGCGCACAGTCCGAAGAGCCGCTGGATATGGATCAGATTCGTGCGGTCGCGGCCGAAACAGCTGCCGAGGCTGCAACCGACCTTGATGTTCCATACGAGGCGGTGGGACTCGTTGGCGATGCCGCTGAGGAGGTGACGAGATACGCAGAGGAACAGGACGCTCGATACATCATCGTCGGGCCTCGAAAACGATCCCGCACAGGTAAAGCGCTGTTTGGCAGCGTCGCACAGTCGATATTGCTTAACGCTTCGTGTCCAGTCGTTACTGACGTCGATCAAGAAACGACGTAA
- a CDS encoding tripartite tricarboxylate transporter permease, which yields MVLEYIAQGFVNVLDPVVIGLMFIGILLGILMGSIPGMTATMTIAVLLSFTFTMEPANGMMLLLGIYGGAVYAGSIPAILIRTPGTPSAAATIFDGYPLSQNGDAGRAIRVSTVASFIGGVISVIALMFFSPVIANAALNFRSPEFFALAIFGLTIIASVSGDSLTKGMISGLLGMLVATVGIDPIMGYHRFTFNTPELLTGVEFIAVMIGLFGIAEGLRKYAGGIDEDQETIDQEITGLFPSLSDLRAIAPVSTGSGILGALIGAIPGAGGDIAAFITYNEATRWIKDAVPSFGDGNVRGVAAAESGNNASTGGALIPTLTLGIPGDSVSAILIGALLVHDVNPGPGLYQDEPELLYTIFVGFFMIYVFILLVGLLGANYWARLINIPKQFLWPIILLLCVIGAIALRGNLFDAWVMLGAGLLGYAMRLRGYPLAPMVLGLILAPIAEVNLRRSLALSGGSPDVFLTSPLALVILLLSVVTILLPTARALRA from the coding sequence ATGGTACTGGAGTATATTGCACAAGGATTCGTCAACGTGCTGGACCCCGTCGTTATCGGGTTGATGTTCATCGGAATCCTTCTGGGGATTCTCATGGGGTCGATCCCCGGAATGACGGCGACGATGACCATTGCCGTGTTGCTCTCATTCACGTTCACAATGGAACCGGCGAACGGGATGATGCTGCTACTGGGTATCTACGGAGGGGCGGTCTACGCAGGGTCGATCCCAGCAATCCTGATTCGCACGCCCGGAACCCCTTCGGCGGCGGCTACGATCTTCGATGGATATCCGCTGTCACAGAACGGTGATGCTGGACGCGCAATCCGGGTCAGCACGGTCGCCTCGTTCATCGGGGGCGTGATAAGCGTCATCGCGTTGATGTTCTTCTCACCCGTGATTGCAAACGCGGCACTGAACTTCCGGTCGCCGGAGTTCTTCGCGCTCGCAATCTTCGGGCTGACGATCATCGCCAGTGTGAGCGGAGATTCGCTCACTAAGGGGATGATCTCCGGCCTGCTCGGAATGTTAGTTGCGACCGTCGGAATCGATCCGATCATGGGGTATCACCGGTTCACGTTCAACACCCCCGAACTACTCACCGGAGTGGAGTTCATCGCCGTAATGATCGGACTGTTCGGAATCGCCGAGGGACTTCGGAAATACGCTGGCGGAATCGACGAGGATCAAGAGACGATTGACCAAGAGATCACGGGTCTGTTCCCGTCGTTGTCGGATTTACGGGCAATCGCGCCCGTGAGTACTGGGTCGGGAATTCTCGGAGCGCTCATCGGAGCGATTCCCGGCGCAGGTGGTGATATTGCAGCGTTCATCACATACAACGAAGCGACACGGTGGATCAAGGATGCGGTCCCGTCGTTCGGGGACGGAAACGTTCGAGGCGTCGCCGCAGCCGAGTCCGGCAATAACGCGAGCACCGGTGGCGCGCTAATCCCGACGTTGACGCTCGGCATTCCTGGTGACTCCGTCTCGGCAATCCTCATCGGTGCGCTGTTAGTGCACGACGTGAACCCAGGACCAGGCCTGTACCAGGACGAACCTGAACTCCTCTACACGATCTTTGTCGGGTTCTTTATGATCTACGTGTTTATCCTGCTGGTAGGGCTACTTGGGGCCAACTACTGGGCGCGGTTGATCAATATCCCGAAGCAGTTCCTCTGGCCGATCATCCTGCTGCTCTGTGTCATCGGCGCGATCGCCCTTCGTGGGAATCTCTTCGATGCGTGGGTGATGCTCGGTGCAGGGTTACTCGGATACGCGATGCGTCTCCGTGGGTACCCATTAGCGCCCATGGTTCTCGGATTGATCCTCGCCCCGATCGCAGAGGTGAATCTACGTCGGTCGCTGGCCCTCTCAGGAGGCTCACCCGACGTATTCCTCACCAGCCCCCTCGCACTGGTCATCCTCCTCCTGAGCGTTGTGACGATACTTCTGCCGACGGCACGGGCCCTTCGGGCTTAG
- a CDS encoding transcription initiation factor IIB — MSLRDVYETGFDEQTDRTLSADCPECDGRVIVDAGERRCDDCGLVITEQRLDRGPEWRSFEGDDDNPSRVGAPLTAVRHDRGLSTEIGQQRDGTGSPISGRKQVQLGRLRREHNRGRFRSKAEQNLAHACSELHRMTSALDLPKTVAERAAAIYREAMEENLIRGRAIETIAAGSLYGACRCDGVTRTLGEIADVAQCDESKVKLGYRVLNVELGLETGVRRPRDLIPRLVSAVNAFGDVERRARDLVEYAEEAGLANGRNPNGVAAACIYLAGQEVGEHITQTELADVADVTPLTIRKRYRELRE, encoded by the coding sequence ATGTCACTGAGAGACGTCTACGAAACGGGATTCGACGAACAGACCGACAGAACGCTCTCGGCGGACTGCCCGGAGTGCGACGGACGCGTCATCGTGGACGCAGGCGAGCGGCGGTGTGACGATTGCGGACTCGTCATCACCGAGCAGCGACTCGACCGCGGACCGGAGTGGCGCTCGTTCGAGGGGGACGACGACAACCCGAGCCGGGTAGGTGCTCCACTGACCGCTGTAAGACACGATCGCGGCCTCTCGACCGAGATCGGGCAGCAGCGAGACGGGACGGGGTCACCGATTTCTGGTCGGAAGCAGGTCCAACTGGGCCGGCTGCGTCGCGAACATAACCGAGGCCGATTCAGATCGAAGGCCGAGCAGAATCTCGCACACGCCTGCTCTGAGCTTCACCGGATGACGAGCGCACTTGACCTACCCAAGACGGTGGCCGAACGTGCGGCGGCGATCTACCGTGAGGCAATGGAGGAGAATCTCATCCGCGGGCGGGCGATCGAGACGATTGCGGCAGGGAGCCTCTACGGAGCGTGTCGGTGCGACGGCGTCACCCGAACGCTCGGTGAGATCGCCGACGTGGCGCAGTGCGATGAGTCCAAGGTCAAACTCGGCTACCGGGTGCTGAACGTAGAACTAGGGCTGGAGACGGGGGTGCGTCGTCCTCGAGACCTCATTCCCCGTCTCGTCTCCGCCGTAAATGCCTTCGGCGATGTCGAACGTCGGGCGCGTGACCTCGTTGAGTACGCGGAGGAAGCCGGACTGGCGAACGGCCGAAATCCGAACGGGGTTGCGGCGGCCTGTATCTACCTGGCCGGCCAGGAAGTCGGTGAACACATTACACAGACCGAACTCGCTGACGTGGCTGACGTGACGCCGCTCACGATTCGGAAGCGCTATCGAGAACTCAGAGAGTGA
- a CDS encoding Bug family tripartite tricarboxylate transporter substrate binding protein, with amino-acid sequence MVADDGGQSALNRRNFVKTVGTAGLVSTAGCLDQLSGEQSWPARPVEIIAPWSAGGGADRTSRAVADAAENHTEVSWNVSNQTGGSGSVGMNAAANAEPDGHTLGCTAPEIALFEHLGIADLSPDDITPIMQYTEFPAALIVHQDSEFGSVDDWRSYGQNNTVQMANSGFGSSWHMAAAGIASEAGIQVEHISYEGAAPAMTAVANGEVDCTAVGAAEAAPQVRDGNLKALGVAFNKQVDALPDTPTLADEGLDIEIGSWLAHFAPADISDDVKQNLVDVYSSVYEDDSFVQFMENNDFIRVQRSGDELTQFLNDQYEFYGQLVNELGIEKQ; translated from the coding sequence ATGGTAGCAGATGACGGCGGTCAGAGCGCACTGAACAGACGAAACTTTGTAAAGACGGTCGGAACCGCAGGCCTCGTGTCAACGGCGGGGTGTCTCGACCAGCTCAGTGGGGAACAATCGTGGCCAGCGCGTCCCGTCGAAATCATCGCGCCGTGGTCGGCAGGTGGCGGTGCCGATCGAACCAGCCGCGCTGTCGCCGACGCGGCCGAGAATCACACTGAGGTCTCGTGGAACGTCAGTAACCAGACCGGCGGCTCGGGCTCCGTTGGGATGAACGCCGCTGCCAACGCCGAACCTGACGGACACACACTCGGTTGCACTGCGCCCGAAATCGCTCTGTTCGAGCACCTCGGGATCGCTGATCTCAGCCCCGACGACATCACGCCGATTATGCAGTACACGGAGTTCCCGGCAGCGCTCATCGTCCACCAGGACTCCGAGTTCGGGTCAGTTGACGACTGGCGATCCTACGGTCAGAACAATACAGTTCAGATGGCGAACTCGGGATTCGGATCCTCATGGCACATGGCCGCGGCGGGTATCGCCAGCGAGGCGGGTATCCAGGTCGAACACATCTCCTACGAGGGTGCAGCCCCCGCGATGACTGCCGTCGCCAATGGCGAGGTCGACTGTACCGCGGTTGGGGCAGCCGAAGCGGCACCCCAGGTTCGAGACGGCAATCTGAAGGCCCTTGGTGTCGCGTTCAATAAGCAAGTCGACGCACTCCCCGACACGCCGACGCTGGCGGACGAAGGGCTCGACATCGAAATCGGCTCCTGGCTGGCACACTTTGCTCCGGCAGACATCTCCGATGATGTCAAGCAAAATCTCGTTGACGTGTACAGTTCGGTGTACGAAGACGATAGCTTCGTGCAGTTCATGGAGAACAACGATTTCATCCGCGTTCAGCGAAGCGGTGACGAACTCACGCAGTTCCTCAACGACCAGTACGAGTTCTACGGCCAACTCGTCAACGAACTGGGCATCGAGAAGCAGTAA
- a CDS encoding MBL fold metallo-hydrolase, with translation MGLSSVLEGIDQIQFEHVRVFVLKDVPEEGQITLVDTAFDENGEELVETLRSEYGTVDRVILTHGDHGHHGGLAHVVEAFSPELLMPADETKLYTHLEEEGIDIEPDVAYEDNDVLEGNIRVIQVPGHTEATSALLLEDRDILISGDSLDGADRGGLPAGYLLPPPALFNDNHEDAELNLYNLLKYDFDTLLVFHGSHVFEDPKGKLDNFLAEREWNEWDPRTD, from the coding sequence ATGGGTCTCAGTAGCGTACTCGAGGGAATCGACCAGATACAGTTCGAGCACGTACGCGTGTTCGTGTTGAAGGATGTGCCAGAGGAAGGGCAGATTACACTCGTCGACACGGCGTTCGATGAGAACGGCGAGGAGCTCGTCGAAACGCTACGATCAGAGTACGGAACCGTCGATCGGGTAATCCTCACACACGGAGATCACGGCCATCACGGGGGTCTCGCCCATGTCGTGGAGGCATTCTCGCCCGAACTCCTGATGCCGGCGGACGAGACGAAACTCTACACCCACCTCGAAGAGGAGGGGATCGACATCGAACCTGACGTCGCCTACGAAGACAATGATGTGCTCGAGGGGAATATCCGTGTTATCCAGGTTCCCGGACACACGGAAGCGACCTCCGCCCTGCTCCTCGAGGATCGAGACATCCTCATTTCAGGTGACTCGCTGGATGGTGCTGACCGCGGCGGGCTGCCGGCTGGGTATCTGCTCCCCCCGCCGGCGCTGTTCAACGACAACCACGAGGATGCTGAACTCAATCTCTACAACCTGCTGAAGTACGATTTCGACACCCTGCTGGTCTTTCACGGTTCCCACGTGTTCGAGGATCCGAAGGGGAAACTCGACAACTTCCTCGCCGAGCGCGAATGGAACGAGTGGGATCCTCGGACGGACTGA
- a CDS encoding zinc-dependent alcohol dehydrogenase, translating to MRGLAKTSRESGSMELIDVPTPKPASNELLIAVDYAGLCGSDAGIYEFKPAFERMNPPTIIGHEYTGKVVEVGDDVTQFSPGERVVERPIHGCGDCYQCQIGMENICKNTELTGIDHDGAYAGYIIAPETSLQLVPDDVEPQHAALAEPTAVSTRAVIENSRVGAGDNVLVAGPGPIGLLTAQVADAQGAEVTVAGINPDTRYRLPLAEELGFPAINIEETDLESYRAEYTDGIGYDVVFDTTGHPSGLSMAAEEVRKGGQIVLVGQPGETTMSYTPLVRAEVDIQCTYSAMYQDFVRAFRLIASGDVDHETFLDDRFSLLEADEAFKSFLAGDTCKPVFDVSVLRE from the coding sequence ATGCGCGGGCTAGCAAAGACCAGCCGCGAGTCAGGAAGTATGGAACTCATCGACGTCCCGACGCCCAAACCGGCGTCGAACGAGTTGTTGATCGCGGTGGACTACGCTGGGCTCTGCGGGAGTGACGCCGGGATATATGAATTCAAGCCCGCGTTCGAGCGGATGAATCCCCCAACAATCATCGGTCACGAATACACGGGGAAAGTCGTCGAAGTCGGTGACGACGTCACGCAATTCTCCCCCGGTGAGCGAGTCGTCGAACGCCCGATCCACGGCTGCGGCGACTGTTACCAGTGCCAGATTGGGATGGAGAACATCTGTAAGAACACCGAACTCACCGGAATCGACCACGATGGCGCGTATGCGGGCTACATCATCGCGCCCGAAACGTCGCTTCAATTGGTCCCGGACGACGTTGAGCCGCAACACGCCGCGCTTGCGGAGCCAACCGCGGTCAGTACCCGTGCAGTCATCGAGAACTCGCGCGTCGGTGCGGGCGACAACGTTCTCGTCGCAGGACCCGGTCCGATCGGTTTGCTCACCGCCCAGGTCGCAGACGCACAGGGTGCGGAGGTCACTGTTGCTGGTATCAATCCGGACACCCGCTACAGACTCCCACTTGCAGAGGAACTCGGGTTCCCCGCGATTAACATCGAGGAGACGGACCTTGAGTCGTACCGAGCGGAGTACACCGACGGGATCGGGTACGACGTTGTCTTCGATACGACTGGCCATCCCTCCGGACTGTCGATGGCCGCCGAGGAAGTTCGGAAGGGCGGCCAGATCGTACTTGTGGGCCAGCCCGGCGAGACGACGATGTCCTATACCCCCTTGGTCCGGGCGGAGGTCGACATCCAGTGCACCTACAGCGCAATGTACCAAGACTTCGTCCGCGCGTTCCGTCTAATTGCCTCGGGAGACGTCGACCACGAGACGTTCCTCGACGATCGATTCAGCCTGCTTGAGGCCGATGAGGCGTTCAAATCATTCCTGGCTGGCGACACCTGCAAACCCGTCTTCGACGTCTCGGTCCTGCGCGAGTAA
- a CDS encoding NAD-dependent epimerase/dehydratase family protein, giving the protein MAAQNVLVTGPFGEAGEAILNYLAEKKRYDFTYLDRNDHPEYDTHVADITDYEAIRPAFDGQDAVIHLAAQSDAGADFEDVIEPNIVGTYNVLKAMKEADVGKLIFASSQRIMGLYEEEHAPELYEEDYPSEYEPLRLTHKTLPKPDGYYGATKMFGEHIGQTHARRDGAPHQVYSLRISSVRTKEYDHPYGDAERGVDRGEEYKVDDDEVWDQSQTGSWERGSQEYEEMEKRLKASWTSQRDFANLLECCLEDEDVTYDTFYAVSGNDARWFDIEHAKAVLGYEPQDNGSEWESPPK; this is encoded by the coding sequence ATGGCAGCGCAAAACGTTCTTGTGACGGGTCCGTTCGGCGAGGCCGGGGAAGCGATTCTCAACTACCTGGCTGAGAAGAAACGGTACGACTTCACGTATCTGGACCGGAACGACCATCCGGAATACGACACGCACGTCGCGGACATCACCGACTACGAGGCGATCCGGCCAGCTTTCGACGGGCAGGACGCGGTGATCCACCTCGCTGCACAATCCGACGCAGGTGCGGACTTCGAGGACGTCATCGAGCCGAATATCGTCGGCACATACAACGTCCTCAAAGCAATGAAGGAGGCCGACGTCGGGAAACTCATCTTCGCGTCCTCCCAGCGCATCATGGGGTTGTACGAGGAGGAACACGCCCCAGAACTCTACGAGGAGGATTATCCGAGCGAGTACGAACCGCTTCGACTCACCCACAAGACGCTCCCGAAGCCCGACGGTTACTACGGTGCCACGAAGATGTTCGGCGAGCACATCGGTCAGACGCATGCTCGTCGCGACGGTGCACCCCATCAGGTCTACTCGCTTCGTATCTCCAGCGTGCGGACGAAAGAGTACGATCACCCGTACGGCGATGCCGAGCGCGGCGTCGACCGTGGTGAGGAGTACAAAGTCGACGACGACGAGGTGTGGGACCAGTCGCAGACCGGTTCGTGGGAGCGTGGTAGTCAAGAGTATGAGGAAATGGAGAAGCGCCTAAAGGCATCCTGGACATCCCAGCGCGACTTTGCGAACCTTTTGGAGTGCTGTCTCGAGGACGAGGACGTCACGTACGACACCTTCTACGCGGTCAGTGGGAACGACGCTCGGTGGTTCGATATCGAGCACGCGAAGGCTGTGCTCGGCTACGAGCCACAGGATAACGGATCCGAGTGGGAAAGCCCCCCGAAGTAA
- a CDS encoding amino acid-binding protein, protein MAGVDSEAQVRTIRLELVDEPGELLRALQPISENRGNLQSIFHERGNITPLGHIPVEVDVEATSEQFDAIVTSLREADINVVQAGTERYSESITLLLFGHLVDTGISDTLTQIRERTNSSITAFSLSSPEGTQDVSSARLRLGTAVGEAENTIEEIRQIMEQKDIQIIEPLALGGEA, encoded by the coding sequence ATGGCAGGTGTCGATAGTGAGGCTCAGGTCAGAACGATCCGACTTGAGCTCGTTGACGAACCAGGTGAACTACTGAGGGCCCTCCAACCAATCTCGGAGAATCGTGGGAACCTGCAATCGATATTCCATGAGCGAGGGAACATTACGCCACTCGGTCACATTCCGGTGGAAGTTGACGTCGAGGCAACCTCAGAGCAGTTCGACGCGATCGTCACTTCATTACGGGAAGCAGATATTAACGTCGTTCAAGCGGGGACAGAACGATATAGCGAATCGATTACATTACTCCTCTTTGGTCACCTTGTTGATACTGGTATTTCGGACACGCTGACGCAAATTCGCGAGCGAACAAATAGCTCGATAACGGCATTTTCACTCTCCTCTCCCGAGGGTACACAAGACGTCTCGAGCGCCCGTCTTCGACTCGGTACAGCCGTCGGTGAGGCAGAAAATACAATAGAAGAAATCAGACAAATAATGGAACAGAAAGATATTCAGATCATCGAGCCACTCGCGCTTGGCGGAGAAGCATAA
- a CDS encoding tripartite tricarboxylate transporter TctB family protein, with the protein MIKQRIVEVVDRTSASALSSNPLTVGFVLFSFVVIFAASRFPDQGLVGPGFFPILISAGIIVFGVAEILSGTETELETADFNYGPPVIVLILLVAYVVLMPITGFLVGSMLFLPALLYYSQIRSTPFLVALSIGVPILLFYIFGRIFLVRLPEGIIPVSRLLPQIPLGVVF; encoded by the coding sequence ATGATTAAACAACGGATAGTTGAGGTGGTTGACCGAACCTCCGCAAGTGCACTCTCGTCGAACCCCCTTACCGTGGGATTCGTACTCTTCTCGTTCGTAGTCATCTTTGCTGCGAGCAGATTCCCCGATCAGGGATTGGTCGGTCCCGGGTTCTTCCCGATTCTCATCTCCGCCGGGATTATCGTATTCGGGGTTGCCGAGATCCTGAGCGGAACGGAAACCGAACTTGAGACGGCTGACTTCAACTATGGACCACCGGTTATCGTGCTCATCCTCCTCGTGGCATACGTCGTGCTAATGCCGATAACCGGGTTTTTGGTTGGCTCGATGCTGTTCCTGCCCGCGTTGCTCTATTACTCACAAATCCGCTCAACGCCGTTCCTCGTTGCTCTCTCGATCGGCGTGCCCATCCTGCTCTTCTATATCTTCGGCCGCATCTTCCTGGTGCGACTGCCCGAGGGAATCATCCCCGTCTCCAGGCTGCTTCCCCAGATTCCGCTGGGGGTGGTGTTTTGA
- a CDS encoding IclR family transcriptional regulator, producing the protein MADSDESGGRGLKSVERSFEIIEYLRQVDSSTLSETAEDLDLAVSTAHIYLTTLLKTGYIVKEGNEYRCSFEFLQTGGERRDEMALYQAAKPQLDELQEETGEHTNVTVEERGYSVQLYKSQSPKSIDDDASLGDHFYLHLTATGKAILSKFSEERVTEIIDRRGLPALTDDTITDEDVLREELKEIRERGYSINQGEHFPGVCAIGTAIVSEPDGALGAISISGPLSRITPERIEEELAPALLNTKNIIELKIRQYE; encoded by the coding sequence ATGGCAGATTCGGACGAATCGGGCGGACGGGGGCTGAAGAGCGTGGAACGATCCTTTGAGATCATCGAATACCTCCGCCAAGTCGACAGTTCGACGCTCTCAGAGACGGCCGAGGACCTCGATCTCGCAGTGAGTACGGCGCACATCTACCTCACGACCCTCCTCAAAACTGGCTATATCGTCAAGGAGGGCAACGAATACCGGTGCAGCTTCGAGTTCCTTCAGACAGGCGGCGAACGTCGGGACGAGATGGCCTTGTACCAGGCGGCCAAACCGCAGCTCGACGAATTGCAGGAGGAGACCGGGGAACACACCAACGTCACTGTCGAGGAACGCGGTTACTCGGTACAGCTCTACAAATCCCAGAGTCCGAAGTCGATCGACGATGACGCATCGCTCGGCGATCATTTTTACCTTCACCTAACCGCGACTGGTAAAGCGATTCTCTCGAAGTTCTCCGAGGAGCGTGTAACCGAGATCATCGATAGACGCGGGCTGCCGGCGCTGACTGATGACACCATCACCGACGAGGATGTCCTCCGCGAGGAACTGAAGGAGATTCGGGAGAGGGGCTATTCGATTAATCAGGGAGAGCATTTCCCTGGTGTCTGTGCCATCGGTACGGCGATCGTCTCCGAACCTGACGGAGCCCTCGGCGCAATAAGTATCAGCGGTCCCCTCAGCCGAATCACGCCTGAGCGAATCGAAGAGGAGCTCGCCCCGGCGCTGCTCAACACGAAGAACATTATCGAGCTGAAAATCCGTCAGTACGAGTAG
- a CDS encoding 2-dehydropantoate 2-reductase N-terminal domain-containing protein, whose amino-acid sequence MRIGILGAGVVGSSVAELAEEYGHTVTAIADSKSATTDANGIDVEAVLERKKNDGVVGDEPSDSAIDASYDALIEATPITIGDAEPAFSHVKGALERDCHVVLGNKGPMAQRYRDVRALEAESDGEIRFEATVGGPMPVLSTISDLGPDHVTRVRGVFNSLANFILSRMTAEGLGYEHVLAEAQDLGVAEVDPTFDVEGTDAALTCSILANVLTQSEREFTIDDVHVEGIKEIPGSALDLAKDDGRTVRLIGEISEDDVRVAPRLVSENSALAVSGARTVIQLETEHAGQTHVTGAGATGHEIATAILVDVTRLEAP is encoded by the coding sequence ATGAGGATCGGAATCTTAGGGGCGGGGGTAGTCGGGTCCTCCGTCGCGGAGCTCGCCGAAGAATACGGTCACACGGTAACTGCTATCGCCGATTCGAAGAGTGCAACAACTGATGCCAATGGAATCGACGTGGAGGCGGTCCTCGAGAGGAAGAAGAATGACGGAGTCGTCGGGGATGAGCCCTCTGACTCCGCAATCGACGCATCTTACGATGCATTAATCGAGGCGACCCCCATTACGATCGGTGATGCAGAACCGGCGTTTAGCCACGTCAAGGGAGCCCTCGAACGGGATTGCCACGTCGTCCTTGGAAATAAAGGGCCAATGGCACAACGGTATCGAGACGTCCGAGCGTTAGAAGCCGAAAGCGATGGAGAGATTCGCTTCGAGGCGACGGTCGGTGGGCCAATGCCGGTACTCTCTACGATATCAGACCTCGGACCGGATCACGTTACGCGAGTCCGCGGCGTCTTCAATAGCCTCGCTAACTTCATCCTCTCCCGGATGACAGCTGAGGGTCTCGGATACGAACATGTTCTCGCGGAGGCACAAGATCTCGGTGTTGCCGAAGTCGATCCAACGTTCGACGTCGAGGGGACTGATGCTGCACTCACGTGTAGTATCCTCGCCAACGTTCTTACGCAGTCGGAACGCGAGTTCACGATCGATGATGTCCACGTTGAAGGCATCAAGGAGATTCCGGGGAGTGCACTCGATCTCGCTAAGGACGATGGACGAACAGTACGCCTCATCGGTGAGATCAGTGAAGACGACGTGCGTGTGGCACCGAGGCTCGTCTCCGAAAACAGTGCGCTCGCGGTCTCCGGTGCACGAACCGTCATCCAACTGGAGACGGAACATGCAGGACAAACACACGTGACCGGGGCAGGTGCTACAGGCCATGAGATCGCCACTGCCATTCTCGTCGACGTGACACGGCTCGAGGCGCCGTAA
- a CDS encoding 4-carboxy-4-hydroxy-2-oxoadipate aldolase/oxaloacetate decarboxylase: protein MHTVEPNIERQDRDLVESFEEIPSTIVSDVTGNIGLTMDSGIRPAFDGVEMAGSAVTVKAAPGDNLIIHKAITMAEPGDVLVIDCDGYTDTGHIGELMSRSCQANGLSGLIIDGAYRDSRDIAEMEFPVYGRGVNPQGPLKQDPGSINVTISCGGVSVDPGDIVVGDDDGVAVIPGHGAEKVLELAHQKLAAEDTTREEVEAGEYLYELNGYDQLFEGMEVVGPEDSIQ, encoded by the coding sequence ATGCACACGGTCGAACCGAATATCGAGCGGCAGGACCGCGATCTCGTCGAATCATTCGAGGAGATTCCGAGTACGATCGTCTCTGATGTGACCGGCAATATCGGGCTCACCATGGATTCAGGGATTCGACCTGCATTCGACGGGGTCGAGATGGCCGGCTCCGCGGTCACGGTCAAAGCGGCCCCGGGCGATAACCTGATCATCCACAAGGCGATCACGATGGCCGAACCTGGGGACGTACTGGTCATCGATTGTGATGGCTACACGGATACCGGGCATATCGGAGAGCTCATGAGTCGGTCTTGCCAGGCGAACGGGCTTTCGGGGCTCATCATCGACGGTGCGTACCGTGACAGCCGCGATATCGCCGAGATGGAGTTCCCGGTGTATGGTCGGGGTGTGAACCCCCAGGGACCCCTCAAGCAGGATCCAGGATCGATTAACGTCACGATCTCCTGCGGTGGCGTGAGCGTCGATCCCGGCGATATCGTCGTCGGCGACGACGACGGAGTGGCTGTCATCCCTGGCCACGGCGCGGAAAAAGTCCTCGAACTTGCTCACCAGAAACTCGCTGCCGAGGATACGACTCGTGAGGAGGTCGAAGCGGGGGAATACCTCTACGAGCTCAACGGCTACGACCAACTGTTTGAGGGGATGGAGGTCGTTGGCCCCGAGGACTCGATCCAGTAG